From Paraburkholderia flava, a single genomic window includes:
- the pxpA gene encoding 5-oxoprolinase subunit PxpA, translating to MEIDLNADLGEGCGFDEALLDLVSSANIACGWHAGGANAMRDCVKWAVEKGVSIGAHPSFNDPENFGRKEMDLPASEIYAGVLYQLGALSAIAQAEGGRIAHVKPHGALYNQAARDPKIADAIVSAVHDFDPSVAVFALANSGLVAAARGAGLTAIEEVFADRGYRADGSLVPRKERGALLDDEDAVLVRTLAMIREHRVQAVDGHWVELNAQTICLHGDGPHALAFARRIRAALDEAGIDVHPASAPQ from the coding sequence ATGGAAATCGATCTCAACGCCGACCTCGGCGAAGGCTGCGGCTTCGACGAAGCGCTGCTCGACCTCGTCAGCTCGGCCAACATCGCGTGCGGCTGGCACGCGGGCGGCGCGAACGCGATGCGCGACTGCGTCAAATGGGCGGTCGAGAAAGGCGTGTCGATCGGCGCGCATCCGAGCTTCAACGATCCGGAGAATTTCGGCCGCAAGGAAATGGATCTGCCGGCCAGCGAGATCTACGCGGGCGTGCTGTATCAGCTGGGCGCGCTGTCCGCGATCGCGCAGGCCGAAGGCGGCCGCATTGCGCACGTGAAGCCGCACGGCGCGCTGTACAACCAGGCCGCACGCGATCCGAAGATCGCCGACGCGATCGTGTCGGCGGTACATGACTTCGATCCGTCGGTGGCGGTGTTTGCACTGGCGAACAGTGGGCTCGTTGCGGCTGCGCGCGGCGCCGGCCTGACGGCGATCGAAGAAGTGTTCGCCGACCGCGGTTATCGCGCGGACGGGTCGCTCGTGCCGCGCAAGGAGCGCGGCGCACTGCTCGACGACGAAGATGCCGTGCTCGTACGCACGCTCGCGATGATTCGTGAGCATCGCGTGCAGGCTGTCGACGGTCACTGGGTCGAGTTAAACGCGCAGACCATCTGCCTGCACGGCGACGGGCCGCATGCGCTCGCGTTCGCGCGGCGCATCCGTGCGGCGCTCGACGAAGCGGGTATCGATGTGCATCCGGCGTCGGCGCCGCAGTGA